Proteins encoded within one genomic window of Synechococcus sp. PCC 7335:
- a CDS encoding FecR domain-containing protein, with product MLKVRPTLLLVALLGSLFCLVPAYGQLWRVEGSRWLSITQIQGGVEIVPLGRSPRRALVGNRLSQVGDQLITGQNASAQLAVDQGIASISVAEKTQLQIRTLSITQSGGHVTELLLIRGQARLQVRPFTNPDSRLDLYTPAGVSGVRGTDFGVSVQSDGRTGVATLEGSVAFSAQNQTVLVSDNQQSLASPGEPPTPPEPLRDNPSLSIAILKPIGEGSIQVSGSTDPVNLLEVIEEFRVLDESGQFDLTVELPRDRLIPVKVTTPLGTQQAYELVVP from the coding sequence ATGCTCAAAGTTAGACCTACCTTGCTGCTTGTAGCGCTGTTGGGCTCGTTATTCTGTCTGGTTCCAGCTTACGGACAACTATGGAGGGTTGAGGGCAGCCGCTGGCTGAGTATCACTCAGATTCAAGGAGGGGTCGAAATCGTTCCTCTAGGTCGTAGCCCTCGCCGTGCACTAGTCGGAAATCGCCTTAGCCAAGTTGGCGATCAGCTGATCACCGGACAAAACGCCTCGGCTCAGCTAGCTGTTGATCAAGGTATTGCCAGTATCTCTGTTGCTGAAAAGACCCAACTGCAGATTCGAACATTGAGTATCACTCAATCTGGTGGGCATGTTACCGAACTTTTGCTTATTAGGGGTCAGGCTCGTCTTCAAGTACGTCCTTTCACCAATCCTGATAGTCGATTGGATCTGTATACACCTGCTGGCGTTAGCGGCGTACGCGGCACAGACTTTGGTGTTTCGGTGCAGTCAGATGGCAGAACCGGTGTCGCGACCCTAGAAGGTAGTGTCGCTTTTAGTGCTCAAAATCAAACCGTATTAGTAAGCGACAACCAACAATCGTTAGCGAGTCCAGGAGAGCCGCCAACTCCGCCTGAACCGCTTAGAGACAATCCTTCGCTATCTATCGCTATCCTCAAACCCATCGGAGAGGGCTCTATTCAAGTCTCAGGATCTACAGATCCCGTTAACCTATTAGAAGTTATAGAAGAATTCCGTGTCTTAGATGAGAGTGGTCAGTTTGATTTGACTGTCGAGCTGCCGCGAGATCGTCTGATTCCGGTGAAAGTGACCACGCCTTTAGGAACCCAACAAGCCTACGAACTAGTGGTGCCGTGA
- a CDS encoding ABC transporter permease, giving the protein MSSRTRSLRLYVVSRLLLAPLMIWTITTVVFLLMRATPGDPVDALLGPRAPEAAKQIMRAKLGLDQSLIKQYIDYIAQLFTFDLGSSLASQGQTVWQIIGDHFPATVELTICGMLIAAIVGLTVGSIAASRPNTVFDAGGRVFGIVTYAVPMYWFGMILQLVFAVQLRWFPIGTRFPLGQLAPTGPTGLYLLDSLLHGNLAQFGTALYHLALPSLTLGVLISGVFERIVRVNLKQTLKADYVEAARARGISEFRIITAHALKNAMIPVITILGLTFASLLGGAVLTEVTFSWPGLANRLYEAISQRDYPVVQGLMVFFAAIVAMVSIAIDILNAYVDPRIRY; this is encoded by the coding sequence ATGTCGTCTCGCACCCGCTCTCTTCGCCTCTACGTTGTCTCTCGCCTGCTGCTCGCGCCGTTAATGATCTGGACGATCACCACCGTCGTTTTCCTACTGATGCGAGCGACTCCTGGTGATCCGGTCGATGCCTTGCTAGGTCCACGTGCCCCAGAAGCCGCCAAGCAGATTATGCGAGCCAAACTAGGGCTCGATCAGTCTTTGATCAAGCAATACATCGACTATATTGCGCAGCTATTCACGTTTGATTTGGGAAGCTCGCTCGCTAGTCAAGGCCAAACAGTCTGGCAGATTATTGGCGATCACTTCCCAGCTACTGTAGAGCTGACCATCTGCGGCATGTTGATCGCAGCAATCGTGGGCTTAACGGTAGGATCGATCGCTGCGTCCCGGCCAAACACAGTATTTGATGCTGGTGGCAGGGTCTTCGGCATTGTCACCTATGCAGTGCCAATGTATTGGTTTGGGATGATTTTGCAGCTAGTGTTTGCAGTGCAGCTACGCTGGTTTCCGATTGGTACGCGCTTTCCTTTAGGTCAGCTAGCACCGACTGGACCGACTGGACTGTATTTGCTAGACAGCCTTTTGCATGGGAACTTAGCGCAGTTTGGCACCGCCCTGTATCACCTAGCGCTACCAAGTTTGACACTAGGCGTGTTGATTAGCGGTGTGTTTGAACGAATTGTCCGGGTGAATTTGAAGCAGACGCTAAAGGCAGATTACGTTGAGGCGGCGAGGGCTAGAGGAATTTCAGAATTTCGTATCATTACCGCCCATGCCTTGAAGAATGCCATGATCCCGGTGATTACGATCTTGGGATTGACCTTTGCTTCCTTGCTCGGTGGTGCAGTGCTTACGGAGGTGACATTCTCTTGGCCAGGTCTAGCAAACAGACTATACGAAGCGATTAGTCAGCGGGATTATCCAGTTGTGCAAGGGCTTATGGTTTTCTTTGCGGCGATTGTAGCGATGGTAAGCATTGCTATTGATATCTTGAATGCCTACGTCGACCCGCGCATTCGTTATTAG
- a CDS encoding ABC transporter substrate-binding protein, producing the protein MLTFSGVTPVSPEAYEVGAGEFNPDTFIGSGPYKLASFSSDVIKLDVNEDYWGDRPANDGIDIQVFTSAVNLYNTFTSGGLDVAYQTLDPDQIAQLEEDAPSNDWQVIEAGSTVVNYLSLNQKIAPFDDLNVRKAVASMIDRQLISDRAFKGQAEPLYSLIPKSFPVYDPVFEEAYGDGNYDEARAYLEAAGITEANPLTFEIWYPSASTPRQVAAQTIKQSVEQELSNLVNVTVSTAESATLWENVESGAYNSVLSNWYADYFDPENFVQPFLTCDEGSNETLCTAGSTQANGSFYYSDTANQLVAEQNAEQDPTERDAIFADLQQLMIEDVPYVPLWQTKDYVFTTADVSNVAIEPNQQLLFWQIDKNSEQAAK; encoded by the coding sequence TTGCTGACCTTCTCCGGGGTAACGCCTGTTTCTCCAGAGGCCTACGAAGTCGGGGCAGGTGAATTCAACCCCGATACGTTTATTGGCTCAGGTCCGTACAAGCTGGCCTCTTTTAGTAGCGATGTGATCAAGCTAGATGTTAACGAAGACTATTGGGGCGATCGCCCTGCCAACGACGGTATTGATATCCAGGTCTTTACTAGCGCGGTAAACCTGTACAACACCTTTACCTCGGGCGGTCTAGATGTGGCCTACCAAACGCTTGATCCTGATCAAATAGCTCAGCTAGAAGAAGATGCGCCTAGTAATGACTGGCAGGTAATTGAGGCAGGGTCTACGGTGGTGAACTATCTATCGCTTAACCAAAAGATTGCGCCGTTTGATGATTTAAATGTGCGAAAGGCAGTGGCATCAATGATTGATCGTCAGCTGATTAGCGATCGCGCCTTTAAAGGTCAAGCCGAACCTCTCTACAGCCTGATTCCCAAAAGTTTTCCTGTCTATGATCCTGTCTTTGAAGAAGCCTATGGCGATGGTAACTATGACGAAGCGAGAGCATATCTAGAAGCGGCAGGTATCACCGAAGCTAATCCACTAACCTTCGAAATCTGGTATCCCTCTGCTTCAACCCCTAGGCAGGTTGCTGCCCAAACGATTAAGCAGTCAGTTGAACAAGAACTATCCAACCTAGTCAATGTCACTGTTAGCACTGCTGAATCCGCCACCCTCTGGGAAAATGTAGAAAGCGGTGCCTACAATAGCGTGCTCTCCAACTGGTACGCTGACTACTTCGATCCTGAAAACTTTGTTCAGCCCTTTCTCACCTGCGACGAAGGCTCTAACGAAACCCTCTGTACAGCGGGATCTACGCAGGCCAACGGCTCTTTCTACTACAGCGACACGGCCAATCAGCTTGTCGCTGAGCAAAACGCTGAGCAAGACCCAACCGAGCGAGATGCCATCTTTGCTGACCTGCAGCAGCTAATGATTGAAGATGTTCCCTACGTTCCTCTCTGGCAAACCAAAGACTACGTATTCACCACCGCCGATGTTAGCAATGTTGCGATAGAGCCCAACCAGCAATTGCTATTCTGGCAAATCGACAAAAACAGCGAACAAGCTGCAAAGTAG
- a CDS encoding ABC transporter substrate-binding protein, giving the protein MIVTLFFNRAHSRRWFFRTGRYVGLFSLCLMLVVGCGGDVQSPDQARAVGDRISMGTTLSARTLDPADAYEIFPGILLYNMGDRLYTYSPGTTDLVPQLATELPTVSDDGLTYTIPLRDDVTLHDGTPFTAEVMAFSIERFMENGGRPASLLASKIDSVTSADGR; this is encoded by the coding sequence ATGATTGTCACTTTATTCTTCAACCGAGCGCATTCTAGACGATGGTTCTTTAGAACAGGGCGCTATGTCGGTCTGTTTAGCCTGTGTCTGATGTTGGTTGTGGGCTGTGGTGGTGATGTTCAGTCTCCAGACCAAGCGAGGGCTGTCGGTGATCGCATCTCTATGGGCACCACGCTCAGTGCCAGGACGCTAGATCCAGCCGATGCCTACGAAATCTTCCCAGGTATCTTGCTCTACAACATGGGCGATCGCCTCTATACCTACAGCCCTGGCACCACCGATTTGGTGCCGCAGCTAGCGACCGAGCTGCCGACGGTCAGCGACGATGGGCTTACCTACACCATTCCTTTGCGTGACGATGTTACCTTGCACGATGGCACGCCTTTTACCGCCGAAGTGATGGCATTCTCTATCGAACGCTTTATGGAGAACGGCGGTCGCCCGGCTTCGCTACTTGCTAGCAAAATTGACTCTGTGACTTCTGCAGACGGGCGCTAG
- a CDS encoding ABA4-like family protein, translating to MFIEYLYNAANVFALPFWLLMVVLPGWSVTRRVMDSVWPFVPLALAYIYCFVNSLDPDSIRAFANPTLATLAGLFADERVMATGWIHFIVMDLFVGRWIYLQGQEKGIWTRHSLALCLFAGPIGLLSHLMTAQLQESVLGLSVGAD from the coding sequence ATGTTCATAGAATATCTGTACAACGCGGCCAATGTTTTTGCACTTCCTTTTTGGCTGTTGATGGTTGTGTTACCAGGTTGGTCGGTGACACGGCGGGTGATGGACTCTGTGTGGCCGTTTGTGCCGTTGGCGCTAGCGTATATCTATTGCTTTGTAAATAGCTTAGACCCAGATTCTATTAGGGCTTTTGCGAATCCGACGTTGGCTACGCTTGCTGGACTGTTTGCCGATGAGCGAGTGATGGCCACTGGGTGGATTCATTTCATTGTGATGGATCTATTTGTGGGTCGCTGGATTTACTTACAAGGGCAGGAGAAGGGAATCTGGACTCGGCATTCTTTGGCGCTGTGTCTTTTTGCAGGGCCCATAGGACTGCTTTCGCACCTAATGACAGCTCAGCTACAGGAAAGCGTGTTGGGGCTAAGTGTTGGGGCTGACTAA
- a CDS encoding NAD(P)H dehydrogenase subunit NdhS, whose product MIFPGSPVRVTNADDTYYGFEGQVQRVTDGKIAVLFEGGNWDKLVTFKSSDLEVVKPKRGKK is encoded by the coding sequence ATGATTTTTCCGGGATCTCCCGTCCGAGTAACGAACGCCGACGATACTTATTACGGGTTTGAAGGACAAGTACAGCGTGTGACCGATGGCAAAATTGCAGTCCTATTTGAGGGCGGTAACTGGGACAAGCTAGTGACCTTCAAATCCTCTGATCTAGAAGTTGTCAAGCCCAAACGTGGGAAGAAGTAA
- a CDS encoding HAS-barrel domain-containing protein produces MHLPLPQFATAKRRSTHIAEVIETSTTEFLAQCLEPEDLSFPAMPPFGSWVKAYDEQAANQIYGVVYHATTSPLDSVHRARALGMSLDDLREQQPQIFAMLKTEFRVAIVGFVPMRVSRKRKDAMELGDRYYQHLPPRPPQVHQAVYQCEPAEIVQFTEELDWLRTLLQVSGVPTESLIAAAIREVYNLRELDRDWLISAGRMVSLLLKDDYDRLRMILSQIHP; encoded by the coding sequence ATGCATCTGCCGCTGCCGCAGTTTGCCACCGCCAAACGTCGTTCGACTCATATTGCTGAGGTGATTGAGACGAGCACAACTGAGTTTCTAGCCCAGTGCTTAGAACCTGAAGATTTGAGCTTCCCAGCGATGCCGCCGTTTGGTAGTTGGGTGAAAGCCTATGACGAACAAGCCGCTAACCAGATCTACGGTGTGGTCTATCACGCCACGACTAGCCCCCTAGACTCTGTACACCGAGCGAGAGCCTTGGGAATGTCTTTGGATGACTTGCGTGAGCAGCAGCCACAGATTTTTGCCATGCTCAAAACAGAGTTTCGAGTGGCGATCGTAGGCTTTGTCCCGATGCGGGTTAGCCGCAAGCGTAAAGACGCTATGGAACTAGGTGATCGCTACTATCAGCATTTGCCTCCTAGGCCGCCACAAGTACATCAGGCGGTGTACCAATGTGAGCCAGCAGAGATCGTTCAATTTACAGAAGAGCTAGACTGGCTACGAACGCTGTTGCAAGTCAGCGGTGTGCCCACTGAAAGCCTCATAGCAGCGGCAATTCGAGAAGTGTACAATCTGCGTGAATTGGATCGCGACTGGTTGATCAGTGCAGGTCGAATGGTTAGCCTATTACTCAAAGACGACTATGATCGCCTGCGAATGATTCTCTCGCAAATCCACCCATAA
- a CDS encoding FAD-binding oxidoreductase, with translation MQTYDTIVIGNGLAGAAISYELSKVGQSVLLIDDGRADSGTRYSYGGIGYWAGTTELTEMLFRAGIVRHRELPDELGVDTQLRELDLLLTVAKGEAIAAAKESYCAMRTPPQFVDAKTACEIEPQLNPTAIEGAFTIRHAQVDPMSLVAGYNKAFRQLGGHHNLSAATGIVRVEDTVTGVMTQAQAYAAKKVIVAAGAYSLQLLRAVGVQVPLYFTHAEIIETAPLDFEVRSLIMPATNARTDLESASPEPAEWQKPNHQVMPPVLEAGVIQFQDKTARIGQISRFHTALMPPVEASVGERAIREAIAHPLPNLKDVPGTWRHCLVTFTQDNLPLLGSVPSIKGLHLFSGFTGPFALVPPVAQRYAQHLSESSDEIIEQMTIARFL, from the coding sequence ATGCAGACTTACGACACAATCGTCATCGGGAATGGGTTAGCCGGTGCGGCTATTAGCTACGAGCTATCAAAGGTAGGGCAGTCTGTTCTATTGATAGATGATGGCAGAGCTGATAGTGGAACGCGATACAGCTATGGTGGCATCGGCTACTGGGCTGGAACAACAGAATTAACAGAGATGCTGTTTCGAGCTGGTATCGTTCGGCATCGGGAACTACCGGACGAGTTAGGGGTAGACACTCAGCTAAGAGAACTCGATCTATTACTAACGGTAGCAAAAGGCGAGGCGATCGCGGCTGCGAAAGAAAGCTATTGCGCTATGCGGACGCCGCCGCAATTTGTCGATGCGAAAACGGCCTGTGAGATTGAGCCGCAGCTAAACCCAACAGCCATTGAGGGAGCCTTTACCATTCGACACGCCCAGGTCGATCCGATGTCACTAGTCGCTGGATACAACAAAGCGTTTCGACAATTAGGAGGACATCACAACCTATCGGCAGCGACCGGCATAGTTCGAGTCGAGGATACGGTAACGGGTGTGATGACCCAGGCACAAGCATACGCAGCGAAAAAGGTGATTGTCGCAGCGGGGGCGTATAGCTTACAGCTACTGCGAGCAGTGGGAGTGCAGGTGCCGCTGTATTTTACGCACGCAGAAATCATCGAGACAGCGCCTTTAGACTTTGAGGTGCGATCACTGATTATGCCTGCTACGAATGCTCGCACCGACTTGGAATCGGCCTCGCCTGAGCCAGCCGAGTGGCAAAAGCCCAATCATCAGGTAATGCCGCCCGTTCTAGAAGCCGGCGTTATTCAGTTTCAAGACAAGACAGCTCGAATTGGACAGATCAGTCGGTTTCACACAGCCTTAATGCCACCAGTTGAGGCAAGCGTGGGTGAACGTGCGATTAGAGAGGCGATCGCCCATCCGCTCCCCAATCTCAAAGACGTCCCTGGCACCTGGAGACATTGCCTAGTTACCTTCACCCAGGACAATCTCCCGCTGCTTGGTTCGGTTCCTAGTATCAAGGGCCTGCACCTTTTCAGCGGCTTTACGGGTCCTTTCGCTCTAGTGCCACCTGTCGCCCAGCGCTATGCTCAGCACCTTAGCGAATCGTCCGACGAGATCATAGAACAGATGACAATAGCTCGATTCCTGTAA
- a CDS encoding pentapeptide repeat-containing protein: MSEFSKSAKTRTDNTSELIVQQSIPQESVATKADLSKTSLKHVKLKRTTFEGTQHSHASSCRVDLSGAKLDNANLRNSILSGAVLHRVSLRKARMSGIDLRNSDLNEADLSGANLSQAKLHKASLSGAILHVTNLCRSNLGGANLYRADLRRANLSQTNLSNANSSCAKLRHADLSCANLRHADLSHADLRNTYLVDANLSGTDLRHANLGNADLENAKLWDTNLSNANLRGINLEETNLRNVKFIGADLRWADLSDVDLRNIDLRGADLRNANLRNADLRGANLEGSKVHGANLKGAYIADMRINPKDKLSLEDKQFLTQLGVVFSKDPRKQQEHSSIDDASKLS, from the coding sequence ATGTCTGAATTTTCGAAGAGTGCAAAGACTAGGACAGACAATACTAGTGAATTGATAGTTCAGCAGTCGATACCTCAAGAATCAGTAGCAACCAAAGCTGATTTGTCGAAAACTAGTCTAAAGCACGTAAAGCTGAAGCGAACAACGTTTGAAGGAACACAGCACAGTCATGCTAGTTCATGTCGTGTTGACCTAAGTGGCGCTAAATTAGACAACGCTAACTTGAGAAATTCCATTCTAAGCGGTGCTGTTTTGCACCGTGTTAGCCTGCGTAAGGCTAGAATGAGCGGTATTGATCTAAGAAATTCCGACCTTAATGAGGCCGATCTTAGCGGTGCTAATCTTAGTCAGGCAAAACTGCACAAGGCAAGTCTAAGTGGTGCTATCTTGCACGTTACCAACTTGTGCCGCTCCAACCTAGGCGGCGCTAACCTATACCGTGCCGATCTGCGTCGCGCTAATTTGAGCCAGACCAACCTAAGCAATGCTAACTCGAGCTGTGCAAAGCTGCGTCATGCCGATCTAAGCTGTGCTAACCTTCGCCACGCTGACCTAAGCCATGCTGACTTGCGTAATACCTATCTAGTAGATGCTAACTTAAGCGGCACTGACTTACGCCATGCCAACTTGGGCAACGCCGATCTGGAGAATGCCAAGCTGTGGGATACCAATCTGAGCAATGCTAACCTGCGAGGCATCAATCTAGAAGAGACTAATTTAAGGAACGTCAAATTTATAGGGGCCGACCTACGGTGGGCTGATCTTAGCGATGTCGACCTGCGCAATATCGACTTGCGAGGTGCTGACCTGCGTAACGCCAACTTACGCAATGCTGACTTGCGAGGCGCTAATCTAGAGGGCAGCAAAGTGCATGGTGCTAATCTTAAAGGTGCTTATATAGCAGATATGAGAATCAACCCAAAGGACAAGCTATCGCTAGAGGACAAGCAGTTCTTGACTCAGCTTGGAGTAGTCTTTTCTAAGGATCCGCGCAAACAGCAAGAGCACTCTTCCATCGATGACGCCTCTAAATTAAGTTGA
- a CDS encoding IS982 family transposase has protein sequence MFSLEELFCHVDDFCQVFEPLWQRQLLSHHLKTRQRARSLSLSEIMTILIGFHQSHYRTFKHYYVHHVCQYWKQAFPTLVSYNRFVEWTPSCLFPLCCYLKRCFGRCTGISFIDATSLSVCHNRRIWQHKVCKDTAARGKTSVGWFYGFKLHLVVNECGELLNLTLTPGNTDDREPAFDLLTGLWGKVCADKGYVSKQLAKQLLDAFNIEFFAKPRRNMKNQLVRLTDKLLSRKRSIIETIIDQLKNISQIEHSRHRSPVNCWVNILCGLIAYCHQPKKPSLHMEWELPPAA, from the coding sequence ATGTTCAGCTTAGAAGAACTGTTCTGCCACGTCGATGACTTCTGCCAAGTGTTTGAACCCCTCTGGCAGCGTCAACTGCTAAGCCACCATCTAAAGACGCGACAACGCGCTCGTTCGCTGAGCTTGAGCGAAATCATGACGATACTCATCGGCTTTCACCAAAGCCACTACCGCACCTTCAAACACTACTACGTTCATCATGTATGCCAGTACTGGAAGCAAGCGTTTCCAACGCTAGTCAGCTATAACCGCTTTGTCGAATGGACGCCCTCTTGTTTGTTCCCGCTGTGCTGTTATCTGAAGCGCTGCTTCGGCCGTTGTACAGGCATTAGTTTTATCGATGCGACCAGTCTATCGGTCTGCCACAACCGTCGGATCTGGCAGCATAAGGTCTGCAAAGATACGGCAGCTAGGGGCAAAACCTCTGTCGGCTGGTTCTATGGCTTCAAACTACATCTGGTGGTGAACGAGTGCGGTGAACTACTCAACCTCACCCTGACCCCGGGCAATACGGACGACCGTGAGCCCGCCTTTGACTTACTTACTGGACTATGGGGAAAAGTCTGCGCAGACAAAGGCTATGTATCGAAGCAGCTGGCCAAGCAACTACTCGACGCGTTCAACATCGAGTTCTTTGCTAAGCCTCGGCGCAACATGAAGAACCAGCTAGTGCGGCTAACTGACAAGCTACTCTCGCGCAAACGTTCCATCATCGAAACGATTATCGACCAACTGAAGAACATTTCGCAGATAGAGCATTCTCGTCACCGTAGTCCGGTCAACTGCTGGGTCAACATCCTCTGTGGACTGATTGCTTATTGCCACCAACCGAAGAAGCCTTCTCTCCATATGGAGTGGGAACTTCCCCCTGCTGCTTAA
- a CDS encoding M48 family metallopeptidase, with the protein MKFVPKEITEEVNVTPIHPLVNLAHLLGTVTLAGVVIYVVLGLIAGQLVKRIGPETEEKIGASLVSSLPDRIAAGDSRLEYLHDLTSSLQNNLSQTGIAAVDYPPVKISILDTPEENAMVTAGSYLIVTEGLLAEVESENELAFVLAHELGHLHNRDPLNALGRSLVLLTVSGLLGLGQGPTSVLVPNVLNLTEQGHSRTQETTADEYAIALMMARYDHGGHSLDFFKRLQSEEFDLGIFSPVAEWQHTHPLTKNRIQNLESIAEANDWPLTGSPISLPEGIECPNFNTPC; encoded by the coding sequence ATGAAGTTTGTCCCCAAAGAAATTACCGAAGAGGTCAACGTTACGCCGATTCATCCCTTAGTGAATCTAGCGCATTTGCTTGGAACGGTGACGTTGGCGGGTGTTGTTATCTATGTTGTGCTAGGTCTAATAGCTGGCCAGCTAGTCAAACGAATCGGCCCTGAAACAGAGGAAAAAATTGGGGCAAGCTTAGTCAGCTCTTTGCCTGATAGAATAGCCGCTGGCGATAGTCGGCTAGAGTATTTGCATGATTTAACCAGCTCGCTTCAAAACAATCTATCGCAAACGGGAATAGCCGCCGTTGATTACCCGCCGGTCAAGATCAGTATCCTAGATACGCCTGAAGAAAATGCAATGGTCACAGCGGGCAGCTATTTGATTGTGACCGAAGGTCTGCTTGCTGAAGTGGAAAGTGAAAACGAACTAGCGTTTGTCTTGGCCCACGAGTTGGGTCACTTGCATAACCGCGATCCGCTCAATGCGCTAGGGCGATCGCTCGTATTGCTGACTGTTAGTGGCCTGTTGGGGTTAGGACAAGGACCGACCTCTGTACTGGTTCCTAATGTATTGAATTTGACAGAACAGGGTCATAGTAGAACCCAAGAGACTACGGCTGACGAATATGCGATCGCGTTGATGATGGCTCGCTATGACCATGGGGGGCATAGCCTAGACTTTTTCAAACGTCTCCAGTCAGAGGAATTCGATTTAGGGATCTTTAGTCCTGTTGCCGAATGGCAACACACCCATCCTCTAACGAAAAACCGTATTCAAAACCTAGAATCTATTGCTGAAGCAAACGACTGGCCCCTTACTGGCTCGCCAATATCTTTACCGGAAGGCATTGAATGCCCTAACTTCAATACGCCCTGCTGA
- a CDS encoding YbjQ family protein encodes MEQLLILLILVGVGFFAGRHFEAKHYASIKAREKATLHVPMINVGAKQDLPYAHDAQLFVGSVVVANDYFKTISAGLRNLVGGRVVVYESLVDRGRREALLRMKEDAIEWGASQIVNVRFETSSIGGKSRDQGLSAVEILVYGTAIR; translated from the coding sequence ATGGAGCAGCTGTTAATTCTGTTGATCTTAGTAGGTGTTGGCTTTTTTGCAGGTCGACATTTCGAAGCCAAACACTACGCGTCTATCAAAGCTAGAGAGAAAGCAACGCTTCACGTTCCGATGATTAATGTCGGTGCTAAGCAAGATTTGCCATATGCTCACGATGCTCAGCTGTTTGTAGGCAGCGTTGTCGTGGCCAATGACTATTTCAAAACGATTTCTGCGGGTTTGCGTAATCTAGTAGGTGGTCGAGTAGTCGTTTACGAAAGCCTAGTAGATCGCGGTCGAAGAGAAGCCTTGCTGCGGATGAAAGAAGATGCGATTGAATGGGGTGCCTCTCAAATTGTTAACGTTCGCTTTGAAACCTCTAGCATTGGAGGAAAGTCACGCGACCAGGGCCTTTCCGCAGTCGAAATTCTGGTCTACGGAACGGCGATTCGATAG
- a CDS encoding YbjQ family protein, with translation MNNLTLTTLEGVPGREIVEHYGLVQGSTIRAKHVGKDILAGFKNIVGGELKGYTELLQESRRESIERMAMQAEQLGANAVVNIRFATSSIAPGAAELFAYGTAVKVR, from the coding sequence ATGAATAATCTTACTCTTACCACCTTAGAAGGCGTTCCCGGCAGAGAAATTGTCGAGCACTATGGCCTAGTTCAAGGCAGCACTATTCGCGCTAAGCACGTTGGAAAAGATATCCTTGCCGGCTTCAAGAATATCGTCGGTGGCGAACTCAAAGGTTACACTGAGCTTCTTCAAGAATCTCGGAGAGAATCAATTGAGCGAATGGCGATGCAAGCCGAACAGCTAGGGGCTAACGCAGTCGTCAACATTCGCTTTGCCACCTCTTCTATTGCGCCGGGTGCAGCCGAGCTGTTTGCCTATGGCACTGCTGTTAAAGTCAGATAG
- a CDS encoding dienelactone hydrolase family protein, whose translation MRGTKGRRSPSRPIVKNLGSWLLAVILSIPFLFQACGSNPAIQSSGASGQPTTEQLATERLAAEHEGDKPTATPIAIAKPSVLVTGQAITYATIEGQPVTGYLAQPSNPNSDTLPAILSIHEWWGLNQNIEAMTRRLAGEGYTVLALDLYDGQVATDPSSARQLLRAVMDNPERAQNNILQAANFLETELNAPKIGSIGWCFGGTWSLRTGLLLSSDLDALAIYYGQLILEPEALDGLEVPIIGFFGEEDSSIPISDVRTFESVLETTGQTAEITLYPNVGHAFANPSGQNYDAAAAEDAWEKTIAFFNTHLKA comes from the coding sequence ATGAGAGGCACTAAAGGGAGAAGATCTCCGAGCAGGCCTATTGTTAAGAACTTGGGGAGCTGGCTGCTGGCAGTGATCCTCTCTATCCCCTTTCTCTTTCAAGCCTGTGGATCCAATCCGGCCATTCAGTCAAGCGGTGCTAGCGGCCAACCTACTACAGAACAGCTTGCCACCGAACGTCTTGCCGCCGAACATGAAGGCGATAAACCTACTGCCACACCGATTGCGATCGCCAAACCCTCTGTCTTGGTCACCGGTCAAGCCATTACCTACGCCACCATCGAAGGACAGCCCGTTACTGGCTATCTAGCTCAGCCATCAAATCCTAATAGCGATACACTTCCCGCTATCCTTAGCATCCATGAGTGGTGGGGGCTCAATCAAAATATTGAGGCAATGACTCGTCGGCTCGCAGGTGAAGGCTACACCGTTTTAGCACTGGACTTATACGACGGCCAAGTTGCCACAGATCCTAGCTCTGCCCGGCAGCTGCTGCGCGCTGTGATGGACAATCCAGAGCGGGCTCAAAATAATATTCTTCAAGCGGCCAATTTTCTAGAAACTGAGCTTAATGCGCCTAAAATTGGCTCTATTGGCTGGTGCTTTGGTGGCACCTGGTCTTTACGTACTGGGCTTTTGCTTTCGTCTGATCTAGATGCCTTGGCTATCTACTACGGGCAGCTAATTCTAGAGCCCGAAGCACTTGACGGACTAGAGGTGCCGATTATTGGCTTTTTCGGCGAAGAAGATAGCTCGATTCCTATTAGTGACGTGCGAACCTTTGAATCTGTACTAGAGACCACTGGCCAGACTGCTGAGATCACGCTATACCCCAATGTGGGACATGCTTTTGCTAACCCCTCTGGCCAAAATTACGACGCGGCCGCGGCGGAAGATGCCTGGGAGAAGACCATTGCTTTCTTTAATACTCATCTCAAAGCCTAG